DNA from Gramella sp. MAR_2010_147:
GAAAGATTCAGGCTATAGAACAGAAAAGGTTGACCCTGGCGAAGATTTTATGAAAGCAGTTAGAGATGCAACACAAAACAGGAATTTCAGGAAAGTTCCTTCAAAATAATAAATATGAAAAGAATTTTTATACAGGTTTTAGCGGTATTGGTGATTTCTAATATTTCAATAGCTCAAAATGATGAATTTTCAGAGGAACTATTTGAAGGATATTCAGAATTTAAAGAAAAAGAGATCACGAAAAGAAGAATTAAACATAAAGATGTTATTTCTCTTTTGGAAAAACTGATGTCTGACGAAGATATTAAATTTCAAAAAGTAGGAGAATCCATTAAAGGCCGAAGTCTTAATCTAATAAGTTTAGGTACTGGTAAAACTGATGTTTTTCTCTGGTCACAGATGCATGGAGACGAATCTACTGCGACCATGGCTATTTTTGATATTCTCAATTTTTTTAAATCAGATGAATTTGAAGATGAAAAAAGAATAATGCTGAAGGAATTAAAAATTCACTTTCTGCCCATGCTTAATCCTGATGGAGCTGAAAAGTTTACCCGGCGTAATGCTCTGGGGATAGATGTAAATCGTGATGCGCTGCGACTTCAGTCTCCAGAGGCGAAAACATTAAAAAGAATAAGAGATAGTCTTGATGCTGATTTTGGTTTTAATCTTCACGATCAAAGTAAATATTACAATGCCGAAAGGACTGAAAAGCCGGCTACGATCTCTTTCCTGGCTCCGGCTTATAATTATGAAAAAGAGATAAACGAAGTTCGGGGAAATGCGATGAAAATTATTGTGGGGATGAATAAAGTGCTTCAAAAGTATGCTCCGGGACAGGTGGGTAGATATAATGATGATTTTGAACCAAGAGCTTTTGGAGATAATATTCAGAAATGGGGTACAAGTACAATTTTAATAGAGTCTGGAGGCTATCCAAATGATCCTGAAAAACAGGAGATCCGAAAATTAAATTTCGTGAGTATTCTTGCAGCCCTTAATGCTATTGCTACTGAAAGTTATAAGAATGAAGAAATTTCAGAATACGAAAACATTCCAAATAACGACAGAATGTTATTTGATCTTAAATTAACCGGGTTACATTATGAGATGGATGGAGAGGATTTTGTGCTGGATATTGGTATAAACAGATCTGAAACCGATCTGGAAGGAAATTCAGATTTTTACTATTCAGGAAGAATAGCAGATCAGGGAGACCTTTCTACAAGTTATGGTTATGAGGAGGTTGATGCTAGTGGTTTAAAATTGGAAATGGGTGAAATTTATCCTGAGACAATAAACTCTAAACGCGAATTAGATGATCTTGATCCCGTCAATTTACTAAAAGAGGGATATGCATATTTACATGTTAGCTCTGAAATGATGGATAAAAAACACTCCAATTATCCCTTGAATATGGTTTCAGAGGATTTTACCCTGGAAAAAGATTTACAACCAGGAACGGGAGCAAATTTTTTCCTTTATAAAGATGGGGAAGTGAAGTATGCTATTATTAATGGATTTTTGAGTAATCTGGAAGAGCCTCACGAGGATATAAAAAACACTATAATTTATAATTAGTGCGATTGGTTTATTCAGTCCTTCTTAAGTAATTTAGAAGTTATAGTTTCCTTATCTTTGCAGGCTATGATTTCAGAAGAGACAAGAGAGCTGGTAGACAGAGGAGTGATGCTTCCTTTAATGGAAGAATTCTATACGATACAGGGAGAAGGTTTTCATAAGGGGACCGCGGCTTATTTTATTAGAATAGGCGGTTGCGATGTAGGTTGTCACTGGTGCGATGTGAAAGAAAGCTGGGATGCAGAAGTTCATCCGCCAACACATGTTGGACAAATAGTTGAAAATGCCATTAAGTATAGTAAAACGATTGTGATTACCGGAGGGGAGCCACTTACCTGGGACATGACAACATTAACCACTAATCTTAAGAATCAGGGCTGTGATATCCATATTGAAACTTCCGGAGCTTATGACCTCTCAGGGACCTGGGATTGGATATGTCTTTCGCCTAAGAAAATAAAACTCCCGAAGAATGAAATTTATCCCGTTGCAAACGAACTGAAAGTGATTGTCTTTAATAAACATGATCTTAAATTTGCAGAGGAGCAGGCAGCAAAGGTAAATAAGGATTGTATTCTTTATCTGCAGCCGGAATGGAGCAAAAGAGAGGAGATAATTCCATTAATAGTAGATTATGTAATGGCTAATCCTAAATGGAAGGTGTCTTTGCAAACACATAAATACCTGAATATTCCATAAAAAAAACGCCCTTCATGGGCGTTTTTAGATTACTTTATTTTGTATAAGGTTATTTAACAGATTCAAAAGGAACTTTCACATAACTGTCATCCCATCCAATTAAAAGATCTGCGCCTTTATTAGACTCCTGGAATGCCATTGAAAGAGACTCAATAGTATTTGGAGCCTGTCTTACAGGAACGTTAATCCTGACTTTGTCCTCCTTATCGGTATATTCATAAGAACCCCATGTATTGGTTTTGTTATTTAGAATAACCGTCCATTCTTTTTCACCTGGAATAGAGTATAGCGTGTAAGTTCCCGCCTTTACTACAGCATTTGCTACTTTCATATCCTGGTATAATGTAAGTTCGGTAGCTTCATTCGCTCCCGTTCTCCATACCTCACCATAAGGTATAAGTTTTCCGAAGATCTCTCTATCCCTTTTTTGTGGTCGGCTATAGATCACTCGGGCAACGGCCACATCATTCTTGTCTCTATACAAAGCAAGATCCATAGGGCTTGCATCCATTTTGGAGAATTTCAGCTCTTCTTTAGAAAAATTCACCTTGTCCTCTTCCTGTGCATTTACAGGATTCGCGATCAATAAACAAATAAGGCTTATTCCGCCTAGTATTAGATTTTTCATGTCTTTTTAGTTTAAATATTCAATAAAGATAATTGAAGCATGCTGTTAGCATTGTTAAAAAAGAACAAAGTTGCTGTTAAAATTTTAAAGCTTTACAGATGAAAGAAATAAACCTAATATTTAAAAATAAACTTTAAAATTATATCAAAAACTTTAATTATTGTTTTTAATTATTACTTAAATAGCGTCTAGTGTTTTATGAAAGTAAGTTTAAACTCATATTTGTATTATAATTATAAATAATATTAGTCATGTGTGGAATTTTAGCAGTTATCGGAAAAGACATTGAAGCGGCAAAAATTAGTGGCCTTTCAAAAAGAATGTCCCATAGAGGACCCGATGAAAGCGGATTAAAAATTACAGAGAAAGGTTATGTGTTGTCGCATGAACGTCTTTCTATTGTAGATCTAACAACAGGTATTCAGCCAATTCAAGGATCCAGTTCAGCCTGGATGGTTCATAATGGTGAGATCTATAACCACGTGGCATTAAGAAATAACGAACTAAAAGATCATACTTTTAGAACTACCGGAGATTCTGAAGTGATCGTACATATGTATGAAAAGTATGGGTACGATTTTGTAGATAAATTAGATGGGGTCTTTTCATTTGTAATTATTGATGGTGACGATTTTATTGTCGGGAGAGATCCAATTGGAGTTAAACCGTTGTATTACGGAACAGATGAAAAGGGTGCTTTGTGGTTTGCAAGTGAAATGAAAGCTCTGACCGATCATTGTCTGGAATTTTCAGCATTCCCTCCTGGTCATTATTATACGCCTGAAACCGGTTTTGTAAGATATTATACTCCAGAATGGTTTGATGCTGAAAAGGCGGTACAGCCAGCAGATCTGGCTAAACTGAGAGAGAGTCTTATAGAAGCGACCAGGAAAAGATTAATGGCAGATGTGCCATTAGGCGTATTACTGAGTGGTGGTCTCGATTCTTCCCTTACATCGTCTATTGCAGCAAGATTAATGGAGGATTCCGGTCAAAAACTGCATTCTTTTTCTATAGGGTTGGATGCTGAAGCGCCAGATTTGATCGCAGCTAGAAAAGTGGCTGAATTTTTAGGAACCGAGCATCATGAAATTCACTTCACTGTGGAAGAAGGTATACAAATCCTTGAGAAACTGGTGTGGCATTTAGAAACCTATGATGTGACTTCAATTAGAGCAAGCACACCTATGTATTTCCTTTCGAAAGCAATTGCGGAAAAAGGTATTAAAGTAGTGCTTTCCGGAGAAGGTTCAGATGAGATTTTTGGAGGTTATCTGTATTTTAAAAATGCTCCTTCAGCTAAAGAATTTCAAAAAGAAACTATTAGGAGAGTGCAAAGGCTAGCTACAGCCGATTGTTTAAGGGCTGATAAGTCAACAATGGCCCATGGTCTGGAAGCGAGAGTTCCTTTCTTAGATAAAGCTTTTCTGAAAACTGCAATAGAAATGGTACCAGAAGAAAAAATGCCATCTACTTATGATGGAGCTGAAAAATATATTCTTAGAAAGGCATTTGACACGCCAGAAAGGCCATTTTTGCCAGATGAGGTTCTATGGAGACAAAAAGAGCAGTTTAGCGATGGAGTTGGTTACAACTGGATTGATGAGCTTATTGATTATGCTTCAAAGCAGGTAAGCGATGAGCAAATGGAAGCAGCTGCAGAGAAATATCCTGTAAACACACCTGCCACAAAAGAAGCTTATTTCTATAGAACATTGTTCTCTAAACATTTTCCTCAGGATTCTGCTGCGAAAACGGTAAAAAGATGGGTTCCGAAATGGCAAAAAGATTTGGATCCAAGCGGAAGAGCAAACGAAACTCATGTAGCTCCGGGAATGAAAAAGGAGATGGCAAAAGTTTAGTATTTATCACTATTTATTCATAATACCCGAAACCTTAAAGAATTCTTTAGGGCTTCGGGTTTTTCCACATAATATGTTGATAACTTAAGGGCTTATAAGCTTGCTTCGACCTGTTAAAAATATGCGAATTGTTATATTTGTTCGTTGTCCAAAATTGACGAAATTAATTAGCATATTATATGAGCGAAGAAGCTAAGAAACATAATTATTCCGCCGACAGTATCCAGGCGTTGGAAGGAATGGAGCATGTTCGTATGCGCCCTTCAATGTACATTGGAGATACCGGCGTTAGAGGTTTGCACCATTTGGTATATGAAGTTGTTGATAACTCTATCGATGAGGCTCTTGCCGGACACTGTGATAATATAAAAGTTACTATTAATGAAGATAATTCCATTACCACAGAAGATAATGGTAGGGGAATTCCTATAGATCTTCATAAAAAAGAAGGGGTTTCCGCACTTCAGGTTGTAATGACCAAAATTGGTGCCGGGGGTAAGTTTGATAAAGATTCCTATAAAGTTTCCGGGGGTCTTCATGGAGTTGGAGTTAGTTGTGTGAATGCGCTTTCAGAGCACTTAACGGCTACAGTTTATCGAGATGGCCAGATCTGGCAGCAGGAATATGAGTTAGGAAAGCCTCTTTATCCGGTAAAGCCAACTG
Protein-coding regions in this window:
- a CDS encoding M14 metallopeptidase family protein, which codes for MKRIFIQVLAVLVISNISIAQNDEFSEELFEGYSEFKEKEITKRRIKHKDVISLLEKLMSDEDIKFQKVGESIKGRSLNLISLGTGKTDVFLWSQMHGDESTATMAIFDILNFFKSDEFEDEKRIMLKELKIHFLPMLNPDGAEKFTRRNALGIDVNRDALRLQSPEAKTLKRIRDSLDADFGFNLHDQSKYYNAERTEKPATISFLAPAYNYEKEINEVRGNAMKIIVGMNKVLQKYAPGQVGRYNDDFEPRAFGDNIQKWGTSTILIESGGYPNDPEKQEIRKLNFVSILAALNAIATESYKNEEISEYENIPNNDRMLFDLKLTGLHYEMDGEDFVLDIGINRSETDLEGNSDFYYSGRIADQGDLSTSYGYEEVDASGLKLEMGEIYPETINSKRELDDLDPVNLLKEGYAYLHVSSEMMDKKHSNYPLNMVSEDFTLEKDLQPGTGANFFLYKDGEVKYAIINGFLSNLEEPHEDIKNTIIYN
- a CDS encoding 7-carboxy-7-deazaguanine synthase QueE, whose amino-acid sequence is MISEETRELVDRGVMLPLMEEFYTIQGEGFHKGTAAYFIRIGGCDVGCHWCDVKESWDAEVHPPTHVGQIVENAIKYSKTIVITGGEPLTWDMTTLTTNLKNQGCDIHIETSGAYDLSGTWDWICLSPKKIKLPKNEIYPVANELKVIVFNKHDLKFAEEQAAKVNKDCILYLQPEWSKREEIIPLIVDYVMANPKWKVSLQTHKYLNIP
- a CDS encoding DUF2911 domain-containing protein produces the protein MKNLILGGISLICLLIANPVNAQEEDKVNFSKEELKFSKMDASPMDLALYRDKNDVAVARVIYSRPQKRDREIFGKLIPYGEVWRTGANEATELTLYQDMKVANAVVKAGTYTLYSIPGEKEWTVILNNKTNTWGSYEYTDKEDKVRINVPVRQAPNTIESLSMAFQESNKGADLLIGWDDSYVKVPFESVK
- the asnB gene encoding asparagine synthase B; its protein translation is MCGILAVIGKDIEAAKISGLSKRMSHRGPDESGLKITEKGYVLSHERLSIVDLTTGIQPIQGSSSAWMVHNGEIYNHVALRNNELKDHTFRTTGDSEVIVHMYEKYGYDFVDKLDGVFSFVIIDGDDFIVGRDPIGVKPLYYGTDEKGALWFASEMKALTDHCLEFSAFPPGHYYTPETGFVRYYTPEWFDAEKAVQPADLAKLRESLIEATRKRLMADVPLGVLLSGGLDSSLTSSIAARLMEDSGQKLHSFSIGLDAEAPDLIAARKVAEFLGTEHHEIHFTVEEGIQILEKLVWHLETYDVTSIRASTPMYFLSKAIAEKGIKVVLSGEGSDEIFGGYLYFKNAPSAKEFQKETIRRVQRLATADCLRADKSTMAHGLEARVPFLDKAFLKTAIEMVPEEKMPSTYDGAEKYILRKAFDTPERPFLPDEVLWRQKEQFSDGVGYNWIDELIDYASKQVSDEQMEAAAEKYPVNTPATKEAYFYRTLFSKHFPQDSAAKTVKRWVPKWQKDLDPSGRANETHVAPGMKKEMAKV